In Bacteroidota bacterium, one DNA window encodes the following:
- a CDS encoding T9SS type A sorting domain-containing protein gives MKIKLLFTFTAISLFSSLSFAQSPNWLWAKSAGGNANDKALSIAADTQGNTYVTGYFYSSSISFGTTTLINRGMFLTKYNSSGNVIWAKDAVQKNKNYLSGGYAVALDNSRNIYVAGQFYDTITFGTITLTQPGIFIVKYDSLGNILWAKDTKGGGGLAATAIVTDNFGNFFVAGNFIDTLVIASDTLIHTLASSKFIAKYDTAGNPIWAKGIYTSGYSDLSVAADKFGNVCIAGDFGTGTLTIGTYTLTNQGNQDIFAAKFNPAGNVLWAKSYGNFGDDEGTSIATDTLGNISISGFFDSPFIAFGSTTLWTGGNNIFIVKNDGAGNTLWAKGAHGNNTIRAPSIKADKSGNAYVAGYFSSSSIIFDATDSLINKGMFLAKYDPNGNFKWGRDALGGSRATAVTVDAFANPYVAGYFSSDSITFDSSVLLNDTTSSFDIFVATIDALTGIEDFAKPNKNGSIFIYPNPSNGKFTIQNDELLVENYNLEIYNIIGAKIYSISISNQSNYKIDISSQPKGIYFVKIKTADGIIAKKIILIK, from the coding sequence ATGAAAATAAAATTACTTTTTACATTTACTGCAATTTCACTTTTTTCTTCTTTGTCTTTTGCCCAATCGCCCAACTGGCTTTGGGCAAAAAGCGCGGGCGGTAATGCTAATGATAAAGCTTTATCAATTGCTGCCGATACTCAAGGAAATACTTACGTAACCGGATATTTTTATAGCTCTTCAATTTCATTTGGAACGACAACATTGATTAATCGGGGAATGTTTCTTACTAAATATAATTCTTCGGGCAATGTAATTTGGGCAAAAGATGCTGTGCAAAAAAATAAAAATTATTTAAGTGGTGGATATGCTGTTGCCTTAGATAATTCGAGAAATATTTATGTAGCTGGGCAATTTTATGATACTATAACATTTGGTACAATTACATTAACCCAGCCAGGTATCTTTATAGTAAAATATGATTCTTTAGGAAATATATTATGGGCAAAGGACACAAAGGGAGGAGGTGGGCTTGCAGCAACTGCTATTGTAACAGACAATTTTGGAAATTTCTTTGTAGCAGGAAATTTTATTGATACTCTTGTCATCGCTTCTGATACATTAATACATACACTTGCCAGTTCTAAGTTCATTGCCAAATATGATACAGCAGGTAATCCTATTTGGGCAAAAGGCATATACACATCCGGATATTCAGATTTATCTGTGGCTGCAGATAAATTCGGAAACGTTTGTATAGCCGGAGACTTTGGAACAGGAACTCTCACTATAGGTACTTATACATTAACCAATCAGGGCAATCAAGATATATTCGCTGCAAAATTTAATCCCGCAGGCAATGTGTTATGGGCAAAAAGCTATGGAAATTTTGGCGATGATGAAGGCACTTCGATTGCAACAGATACCTTAGGTAATATTTCTATATCAGGATTCTTTGATAGCCCATTTATTGCATTTGGTTCAACTACTTTGTGGACTGGAGGAAATAATATTTTTATTGTAAAAAACGATGGCGCAGGCAATACGCTTTGGGCAAAAGGCGCTCATGGAAATAATACAATACGAGCGCCTTCTATAAAAGCAGATAAATCCGGCAATGCTTATGTGGCAGGATATTTCTCTTCTTCTTCTATAATTTTTGATGCAACCGATTCATTGATAAATAAAGGAATGTTTCTCGCAAAATATGATCCCAACGGCAATTTCAAATGGGGGAGAGACGCTTTAGGAGGAAGTAGAGCAACCGCTGTTACGGTAGATGCTTTTGCAAATCCTTATGTAGCGGGATATTTTAGTTCCGACAGTATTACTTTTGATTCGTCTGTTCTTTTAAATGATACTACTTCTTCCTTTGATATTTTTGTTGCGACAATTGATGCCTTAACCGGAATAGAAGATTTTGCAAAACCAAATAAAAATGGCAGCATTTTTATTTATCCTAATCCTTCCAATGGAAAGTTTACAATTCAGAATGATGAATTGCTTGTGGAAAATTATAATTTAGAAATTTACAATATAATAGGAGCAAAAATTTATTCAATATCTATCAGTAATCAATCAAATTATAAAATAGATATTTCTTCCCAACCCAAAGGAATTTATTTTGTTAAAATAAAAACAGCAGATGGAATAATTGCGAAGAAAATCATACTGATCAAATAA
- a CDS encoding T9SS type A sorting domain-containing protein produces MKKQYYLLLLFLFVLNIFYAQNINPIWKFVGPKAENEIPSNRFRSGQIDDITVEPGNPNHIIASSFFAGIWETNNYNPNIPSADWHILPGFDNYLPDGMGANGVSAVAFRNTNELYAANFFEAGGNNFYSNAVLKYDFNTTQWFTTGILPFYNSKDVVINKIVFFPNNLNTIFLCTSSGLVESTNAGVSWFQAPASSPITGNIHDILFIQKSNGTDYFWYVAGCTVATKDLIGGSMGNALLMESTDDGANFYNVSLPYMNQMSSQFNSYAGICLGDQTLSGGDRDIYISTAVNLSDPSVPDPAQNSSWPCYPNCPPADPWEYAQRQFHKLTKNITSGLITNPYQTIIPNTDNDYYYNSPARLVIGYDATTKHVLTGGVDLHDFNLTTNNPIFIGSIHDDYHGIYINTSISPNQIFFACDGGFASLSFLSPLYSVKRLNNGLDISLLNGFSGASELHPITHGNIYVYGQQDEPISDLYDDYTGKVIQHGAGENDGALIDKFNNNLIITDASGFNAGYYLTTGGSAGFTSSSYKYMYNPASTPNRYLQPGTPMLQDKNLQGFGRHPFFQDPFRPGRIYNTLKGNGISQYDPISKSFVLKVNLSEYVSFFTNSAPNYTSSNFGTVNTNDIHFIGWQAQPLGMSFSQIDKNIMYIVSSNNSGDAPKFASQVIKYIGSNLDEGCWGDGYGNGYYLSNNTDLSTGNPQWQLITPAWSNLVPGIQPADIYHIGLTNVETSNWDKNKIYVSCALDIPNSSMITPVYNKVIKYDGTSWSDYSGTNIPSDENVTAMIMDHASNDGIYISTEKGVYYREPGMSDWVSYNMGVPNKVLPFIRSTQMEINYRENTVRAGTYGRGIWKSDLVCPSTSNLVIPSGTVSGYKEADDISTTNGNVNTTPTASTGSTVFRGTNSVTLEPGFTADATTGTNYFTAFIHGCSGGSTSSYNYFRTNSDSSQTSAIKNTDINIQDKKLIVYPNPTAAKFSFRILGDEPNQVLIYNSFGQIILNQLIESEQKEIDFTHQPEGIYFIKVLSADNTYTTKIIKR; encoded by the coding sequence ATGAAAAAGCAATATTATCTTCTACTGTTGTTCTTGTTTGTTTTAAATATCTTCTATGCTCAAAATATTAATCCTATCTGGAAATTTGTTGGTCCGAAAGCAGAAAATGAAATACCGAGCAATCGGTTCAGGTCAGGACAAATAGATGATATTACAGTTGAGCCGGGAAATCCCAATCATATTATTGCAAGCAGTTTTTTCGCAGGTATTTGGGAAACCAATAATTATAATCCCAATATACCAAGTGCCGATTGGCATATTTTACCGGGCTTTGATAATTATCTTCCGGATGGTATGGGCGCAAATGGTGTCAGTGCAGTGGCATTCAGAAACACCAACGAATTATATGCTGCTAATTTTTTTGAAGCAGGTGGAAATAATTTTTACTCTAATGCCGTTTTAAAATATGATTTTAATACAACACAATGGTTTACCACCGGAATTCTTCCTTTTTATAATTCTAAAGATGTTGTTATAAATAAAATTGTTTTTTTCCCAAACAACCTGAATACCATTTTTCTCTGTACAAGTTCAGGTCTCGTTGAAAGCACCAATGCAGGCGTGTCATGGTTTCAGGCTCCGGCATCTTCTCCTATTACAGGCAATATACATGATATACTATTTATTCAAAAATCTAACGGGACAGATTATTTCTGGTACGTTGCGGGCTGCACTGTTGCCACTAAAGATCTTATAGGCGGTTCAATGGGCAATGCTCTTCTGATGGAATCTACAGACGATGGGGCTAATTTTTATAATGTATCCCTACCATATATGAATCAAATGAGCAGTCAATTCAATTCTTATGCAGGTATTTGTTTAGGAGATCAAACTCTTTCCGGAGGGGACAGAGATATTTATATCTCTACTGCTGTAAATTTAAGTGATCCTTCTGTTCCTGATCCTGCTCAAAATTCTTCATGGCCGTGTTACCCCAATTGCCCTCCAGCTGATCCATGGGAATATGCTCAGCGCCAATTTCATAAACTTACAAAAAATATTACCAGTGGTTTAATAACCAATCCTTACCAAACAATTATACCTAATACAGATAATGATTACTACTATAACAGTCCGGCTCGGCTTGTTATTGGTTATGACGCAACAACGAAGCATGTTTTGACAGGTGGAGTAGATCTGCATGATTTCAATTTAACAACAAACAACCCAATTTTTATAGGAAGCATACATGATGATTATCATGGCATATATATTAATACATCTATTAGTCCGAATCAAATATTTTTTGCTTGCGATGGAGGGTTTGCTTCACTTTCTTTTCTATCCCCTTTATACAGTGTTAAGAGATTAAATAATGGATTAGATATTTCCCTGCTAAATGGTTTTTCAGGTGCAAGTGAACTTCATCCCATTACACATGGTAATATTTATGTATATGGTCAGCAGGATGAACCAATTTCTGACCTTTATGATGATTATACCGGAAAAGTTATTCAGCATGGCGCAGGGGAGAATGATGGAGCTTTAATAGACAAGTTTAACAACAATTTAATTATTACTGATGCTTCCGGCTTTAACGCAGGATATTACCTGACAACTGGCGGGTCTGCAGGTTTTACTTCTTCGTCTTATAAATATATGTATAACCCGGCTTCAACCCCAAACCGTTATTTACAACCCGGAACTCCTATGCTTCAAGATAAAAATTTGCAAGGTTTTGGACGGCATCCATTTTTTCAGGATCCATTCAGGCCAGGGCGTATTTACAATACCCTAAAAGGCAATGGCATTTCTCAGTACGATCCTATTTCAAAGAGTTTCGTACTTAAAGTAAATTTATCAGAATATGTTTCGTTTTTTACCAATTCAGCTCCAAACTATACTTCCAGTAACTTCGGTACAGTTAATACAAACGATATCCATTTTATCGGATGGCAAGCCCAACCGCTTGGAATGTCGTTCTCTCAGATTGATAAAAATATTATGTACATAGTAAGTTCAAATAATTCCGGTGATGCCCCAAAATTCGCATCTCAGGTAATAAAATATATTGGAAGTAATTTGGATGAAGGTTGTTGGGGCGATGGCTATGGCAATGGTTATTATCTGAGTAATAATACGGATTTGAGCACTGGTAATCCACAATGGCAACTCATTACTCCTGCATGGAGCAATTTAGTACCCGGAATACAACCCGCAGATATTTATCATATTGGATTGACAAATGTTGAAACAAGCAATTGGGATAAAAATAAAATTTATGTTTCATGCGCTCTCGATATTCCCAATTCATCTATGATAACGCCTGTTTACAATAAAGTGATAAAGTATGACGGAACTTCATGGAGCGATTATAGCGGCACTAACATACCTTCCGATGAAAATGTTACGGCAATGATTATGGATCACGCAAGCAATGATGGCATATATATATCAACCGAAAAAGGAGTGTATTACCGCGAACCGGGCATGAGTGACTGGGTTTCCTATAATATGGGTGTACCCAATAAAGTTTTACCTTTTATCAGAAGCACTCAAATGGAAATAAATTACAGGGAAAATACAGTTCGTGCCGGAACGTATGGCAGAGGCATTTGGAAGTCAGACCTTGTTTGCCCTTCCACTTCCAATCTTGTAATTCCTTCAGGCACTGTAAGCGGCTATAAAGAAGCAGATGATATTAGTACAACAAATGGAAATGTCAATACAACACCCACAGCGTCCACAGGCTCGACAGTATTCAGAGGAACAAATTCAGTTACGCTTGAACCGGGTTTCACGGCAGATGCGACAACAGGTACAAATTATTTCACTGCATTCATTCATGGTTGTTCAGGCGGCTCAACAAGTTCCTATAATTACTTCAGAACAAATTCCGATTCTTCTCAAACAAGTGCCATTAAAAATACAGACATAAATATTCAGGATAAAAAATTAATTGTTTATCCAAATCCGACTGCTGCCAAATTTTCATTTAGAATTTTAGGAGATGAGCCAAATCAAGTTCTCATCTATAATAGTTTTGGACAGATTATATTGAATCAATTAATTGAATCTGAACAAAAGGAAATAGATTTTACGCATCAACCGGAAGGAATTTACTTTATAAAAGTATTATCTGCGGATAATACCTATACTACTAAAATTATTAAGAGGTAA